GATAGATTTGGGGATTCCTGTTCCTAGTTGCATTGCTGGGGGATGTTGCCACATCTCTCAAGAACAGCCTATTTTCAGATGGTATCGGGATCTTCAGCATGGTGAGGCGCTGGGACTGTTGTTGCTCTTTGTTTGAGCGAGGTTGTGTTCCTGAACCAGCATCTCTGACCTGTGAAAGAACACAGGCCTCCATACACTGTGGAGATGCTGCTGCTAAAATGTTCACAAATCTGGTGCTCCATCTCCTGTACAGAATTCCATGGGGGATGGAGGTGTTGTATGCAACACTATTAGAATGGACATCTGAAAATTCTGCTTAGCCCAAAGCCACTCTGGTGAACTTGTGTGATGACTAGAGACTTGTAAGAATGCTATCATGGCACATTTTAGAGGTTGTATCCATGAGCCTTTAATGacatgtgaatctgcagaactgaACCATTTTTTTCCAGCTGGGGAGCTGGGCTCTCAGGCCCTCTAGTTCCATCCTAACTCTTGGGTTCAGCAGAGGATAAACTTAGACTTTTTGACAGCATTTGAAGACCTTTGCTGAACTCTTGTCTATTTGTTTCCTTGGCCAGGCAGTAATGTGGTGGTGTAAATTCTAGTTGCCTAAGTAATGCTCACAAAAGCATCTTGGGTGGGGCTTTGTAAATGGCTTGATTTTATAGCATTTGTGTGGTGGTATCATGGTATTAACTGCCATTTCTAGTGTTTATAAGCAGTCAGCATTGTGATTGTTCATAGGTCAATTTTGTCacagtacatttttttaaagtaatttaaacAAATTGCTCATAAGTTGGGGGTAACTTTATCAGATTTTGTGTTCTATGGATTCAAATAAAATTCTAATGCAATAAGACCACACATTCTCCACTATACTAATAGTGAGATGTTATTTCTGGTTTTGTCAAGTGTTTTTCTTCCTGAATTTGGTGCAAAATAAAGAATTGGAAACAAACTCAGTTTCTTTGTTTATTACTTCAGTTGTAATATTGGGCCTTGCTTTGAAGAATTTTTATGTTGGCCCACATTGCAGTGAAACAGTTTGCTTTGTTTCTGTTCTTCCATTACTGCCATCACCCTCTCCCACAGCTAGAGAGAGAATCAAGTACTTTCCAAATTAAGCTTTACTCATTAAAGCACAGAAATGGGAAGTAGTCCTCTGCACTTGATGCTGTGTCGGAAACATGTCCTGCCATATCTTAATGTTTCAGCCCCAGGTCTTTTTGAAGCCTGAGTTATGATGGATTTAAAAGGCTGGAATTCTGCTTAGGTTTGTACTGGGAATCCTTGAAACCAAATTTTAAATCCTTGAGTTTCCTTTTTAACAGATTGTGTTCTTACAGGGGGGAAAAGCAGCCAAGGAAAATTCTCCAAAATAGTGTGCTGCGTAACATTTTTGGTATAAAATATCAATACAAATTTATATATCAAAAGCCATGTTTGTATCCAACATATACATTGAATCTGCAGTGATCAAAGAAACAAATGCAAAGACAATCCCAAAAGCCTTCTTCTCTGCCACGGCAGTAGCACACGGCAGAAGGAAGGCTTGCTTGCCGCAGAATGAGTCTAGAGTTTCTCCAACAATGGTGAAGAGTGGGCAGTATCTCGGCCATAGGAAGAAGCATCAGTGAAACGGGAATGTTTGACAAACATTTGCAAGTCTAATCTCCAAGAAGTGCAATTTTGTAAACGCCAGGGCGGCGATGGCCTGGAAGCTGGGCTTTGCAAGGCAGATTTTTGGGGCTCTGTGCCAGAAAAGGTTCTGGGTGGCTTCTGCACGTGTCCCTTTTTGCCATATTTTGGGCCGTGCAGACGTGCTGGGTCGGGGCTTTTGCGCTCCCCCAGGAAGCCAGGTGTGACGCGCCCTCGATGAGGCCCCATTAAAGGAAATTCCCGACGCCGCAACCCGCGGCCGAGTCCAGCGGAGTCTCCTTCCCTCCGGGCCGGAAGCGGAAGCACTGCGCCCCGCCCcttccgccgccgcctcccccctaTTGGCCGAGCGCCGGGGCCTGGTGCGCAGGGCCAAGTCCTCCCCCGCAACCGCCTCCCGCCGCGCAGGTTCCGCGCCCGACACaggcctcgcccgcccgcccgcccgcccgcccgcccgaggagaagccgcctccgccgccgccgccgcctctgccccttcctccgcctcttcctcctccgcctcctcctcctcgccccgCTGCAGCCGCCGAGCCCCGCGGAATGAGCGCGGGAGGGAAAGTCCGCGAAGGGGCGGCGAAGGGTGAGGAggccgctcccccctccccctccccggaggagcccctccccctctgacccccctcttctcccccccccccccgcaggagggtcctccgccgccgccgccgccatcctgCTGCGCTACCTGCAGGAGCAGAACCGGCCGCACAGCGCCCAGGACGCCTTCGGGAACCTGCAGCGGGAGCACGGCCTGGGCAAGACggtgaggacccccccccccctctgggggtgggagggctgcTCGGGGCTGGTCCCGCCACCCCCTCGGGAGGAGGCCTGCAGCACTCGGGGCCCGCCGGCCCGGAAACAAGAGCCACCCGAGGCCAAGCTGGACGCCTGAAGAGAGAGGCCCAGCACAGCAGGCACCTGGGGGGCGCAGCCGAAGGAGGCCAGCCCCACAGCGCTTTCCAAAGGGCTCTCCAGAGGTGGCTGCAGCCCTGCTGGGAGCCCTGCAGAGAGAGGGCCCTCTGGACAGCAGCAGCGCCGGTTTGGGCACCCTTAAGCAGCAAGACTTAGTGGAGGATGCTGGCTGGGACAGGTGGCCACCCCTTCTATAAATCCTTATCTGCGCTTAGTCCTGACCCTTTACAGCAACAGAGTCACACCAGGTGTCAGAATTCAGCTGTGCTGTCCCTGTCGCTGGTAAGACAGTAGTAAAATGGTGTTGCATCCAGTACAGGACTTCATGGGCCTCGCCATCCTCGCAAGGAGTTGATTTCCCCTGGCTTTGGGGGTATACAGACTAGGCATTGTGATTGGCAGTTGCAACCAGGGTTCGTAGGGCAGGCCGCCTTTGACACACTAGTATCTGGGAGGTATTGGTTGGAAAACATGGTTCCTTGTTTGGACCAAGGTATTTGTGTGTTGATGCAATGTCTCCCTGCCGTTCACTGCACAGATCTCTCAGGGAtactaatttatttttgttttctactTTTCTATCTCTCTGCTTTAGGCTGTAGTGAAGGCATTAGAACAGCTAACACAACAGGGGAAGATCAAAGAGAAGGTTTATGGGAAGCAAAAAATCTACTTTCCAGACCAGGTAAGAGAGGTCGCCTGGAATTTCTGTGGAAATTTCCTTAGTCACTGAACTACCTTTGAGAAATATTTCAGAGATGATTTTCTTGTAGTATTTTCCATTACTAGGAAAATATTTCTGTTAGTCTTCTGTTTTACACTCTTGAGTTTTCATATATaagccttaattttttttttgttttaatatttatcaGGCAATTACAATAGGTCCTTTAAAATAATTCAACTAAGTTTCATAACCTAGATTGTTTAATAATACAGGGAAACACTTTTTAGTTTTACAAAGCAAGAACAAATGTGCTCTTCGTGGGATTTAATTTATAAGTTGCTACTCATTATTTGTGGTATGTTGGTAGGACGCTTGTAAGGGAGGGGTGGGACTCTGGCTGTTCACATTGGTACTTACTGATATATCCAACCTTTCCTCGCAAAATGGGTCGTGTCCAGAAAAGTCTATGATGTCACAGCAGCTACTGTACCCTGCCTGCCTTCTGGTTTGTCACTTTTGTCATCTAGGACAACTTTCCCAGTGCGAGCGACTCAGAGCTCAAGGTCCTGGACAATGAAATTTCAGATCTGTCTTGCAAAGTGCAGACCCTCCAACAAAACTGCTGTCTCATGGAGTCAGGTTTGTTCTGTTGGATTGCCCCTTTGCTGCTCAGCCCCTGTATGAAATGCAGGTAGGCAGAGTTGTGCTCCCAAACAGCACGTAGCCTCTGTGGATGGGATGTGCCTTGGCTGAAGGGCACACTGCCTCTGCAGTCTTTCCCACTgacagctgctgcagctgccattttaacaTTTCAGAACTGAAAGAACTGAAGGGCTCTATGACAACCCCAGAGATGGTGAAAGAGATCGAAGAGTTAAAAAAAGATTGTGCCAATTATACAGAGAAACTGGAACGGATTAAATCTGCTGCCAATCATGTGACCCCTGAGGAGAAAGAAAAGGTAACACAACTGCAGGGGAAGGGCCAGTAGCAGTGACTAGCATGGTTTCTGGCTCCCCTtctgctgctctcccccccccccttgctttagACAGGGTGTCACAGTATGTTTCAAATTGAATACAAGCCCCAAGGGGTGGGTGAGAGGTGAAAATTTTTTTGGGGAAATGACAGAACGGGCTTGGACACCCTTGTGGCATGTGGATGAGGCCTACAGCACTAGCATCTGCAGCATTCAAGAACCCTGGCTCATCCAAGGTGGATGAATTGAAGAAAGATGCCGTTCTTCAGGCTCATAACTCAAGACAAGTGGCATGCCCTTCCTTTCACGGCCCTGCCCCGTACACTTGCCAAGCAGCATCTGCTTTGTAAAGGCATGGCTATTTCCCATTTTTCCTTGTCCTTCCACCCCCTGTGAGCGCTCCGTCCCCTGTGCTGTTGTGCCTCTGGTCTTCAGCCTTCACTAGTCGTCTTTGTTCGCCATGCTGCTGGATGCTGGGAataaaagagccccccccccctttgctggtTGCA
The Paroedura picta isolate Pp20150507F chromosome 16, Ppicta_v3.0, whole genome shotgun sequence genome window above contains:
- the PSMC3IP gene encoding homologous-pairing protein 2 homolog gives rise to the protein MSAGGKVREGAAKGGSSAAAAAILLRYLQEQNRPHSAQDAFGNLQREHGLGKTAVVKALEQLTQQGKIKEKVYGKQKIYFPDQDNFPSASDSELKVLDNEISDLSCKVQTLQQNCCLMESELKELKGSMTTPEMVKEIEELKKDCANYTEKLERIKSAANHVTPEEKEKVYNEKKLYCREWRRRKRMATELLDAILEGYPKSKKQFFEEVGIETDEDFHVTLPPI